The following are encoded in a window of Ochotona princeps isolate mOchPri1 unplaced genomic scaffold, mOchPri1.hap1 HAP1_SCAFFOLD_121, whole genome shotgun sequence genomic DNA:
- the RPL8 gene encoding large ribosomal subunit protein uL2, protein MGRVIRGQRKGAGSVFRAHVKHRKGAARLRAVDFAERHGYIKGIVKDIIHDPGRGAPLAKVVFRDPYRFKKRTELFIAAEGIHTGQFVYCGKKAQLNIGNVLPVGTMPEGTIVCCLEEKPGDRGKLARASGNYATVISHNPETKKTRVKLPSGSKKVISSANRAVVGVVAGGGRIDKPILKAGRAYHKYKAKRNCWPRVRGVAMNPVEHPFGGGNHQHIGKPSTIRRDAPAGRKVGLIAARRTGRLRGTKTVQEKEN, encoded by the exons ATGGGCCGAGTGATCCGCGGGCAGCGCAAGGGCGCGGGCTCCGTGTTCCGCGCGCACGTGAAGCACCGCAAGGGCGCCGCCCGCCTGCGCGCCGTGGACTTCGCCGAGCGGCACGGCTACATCAAGGGCATCGTGAAG GACATCATCCACGACCCGGGCCGCGGTGCGCCCCTCGCCAAGGTGGTGTTCCGAGACCCGTACCGGTTCAAGAAGCGCACCGAGCTGTTCATCGCCGCCGAGGGCATCCACACGGGCCAGTTCGTGTATTGTGGCAAGAAGG CCCAGCTCAACATCGGCAACGTGCTCCCGGTGGGCACCATGCCCGAGGGCACCATCGTGTGCTGCCTGGAGGAGAAGCCCGGGGACCGTGGCAAGCTGGCCCGCGCTTCCGGCAACTACGCCACGGTCATCTCGCACAACCCCGAGACCAAGAAGACGCGGGTGAAGCTGCCCTCGGGCTCCAAGAAGGTCATCTCGTCGGCCAACAGGGCGGTCGTCG GGGTGGTGGCCGGCGGCGGCCGCATCGACAAGCCCATCCTCAAGGCTGGCAGAGCCTACCACAAATACAAGGCGAAGCGAAACTGCTGGCCGCGTGTGCGCGGAGTGGCCATGAAC CCCGTGGAGCACCCCTTCGGAGGCGGCAACCACCAGCACATCGGGAAGCCGTCTACCATCCGCAGGGACGCCCCGGCCGGCCGCAAGGTGGGCCTCATCGCGGCCCGGCGCACCGGGCGGCTCCGGGGAACCAAGACTGTGCAGGAGAAGGAGAACTAG